A region from the Desulfomarina profundi genome encodes:
- a CDS encoding ABC transporter ATP-binding protein — MEKERHSLSISRRPPDILRVEALRFLDNGPYSFDIRSGECVGLSGPSGVGKTQLLRAMTDLIEHQGRVLLDDVPADDVPAPAWRSMVTMIPAESAWWYELVGDHFPREMGKDEAKALLANVGFGPDVFNWQTNRLSTGEKQRLALLRGLCHGPGVLLLDEPCSALDSKHTILVEDFILSHQKEHGTVILWVSHDPEQLQRVASKVFVMEKKSLLEST; from the coding sequence TTGGAAAAGGAACGACATTCATTATCGATATCCCGGCGGCCACCTGATATTCTCCGTGTTGAGGCCCTTCGGTTCCTTGATAACGGCCCCTACAGTTTTGATATCAGGAGCGGGGAATGTGTCGGCCTGAGCGGACCGTCGGGTGTGGGCAAAACCCAGCTCCTTCGTGCCATGACGGATCTGATTGAACACCAGGGCAGGGTGCTGCTGGATGATGTTCCGGCGGATGATGTGCCCGCACCGGCATGGCGCTCGATGGTGACCATGATTCCGGCCGAATCAGCCTGGTGGTACGAGCTGGTGGGGGATCATTTCCCAAGGGAAATGGGGAAAGATGAGGCCAAAGCATTGCTGGCCAACGTCGGTTTTGGACCTGATGTGTTCAACTGGCAGACAAACAGGCTGTCCACCGGGGAAAAACAGCGCCTGGCCCTGCTCCGGGGATTATGTCACGGGCCGGGGGTATTGCTGCTGGATGAGCCCTGCTCCGCCCTGGACAGTAAGCATACAATTCTGGTGGAAGATTTTATCCTCAGCCACCAGAAGGAACATGGCACGGTAATCCTCTGGGTCAGTCATGATCCGGAGCAGTTGCAGCGGGTTGCCTCAAAAGTGTTTGTCATGGAAAAAAAGAGTCTTCTGGAATCAACCTGA